Proteins from a genomic interval of Medicago truncatula cultivar Jemalong A17 chromosome 3, MtrunA17r5.0-ANR, whole genome shotgun sequence:
- the LOC11434232 gene encoding serpin-ZXA — MYFKGIWNEKFDTSVTKDSDCYLLNGSSVKVPFMTSYKKRYIGDFDGYKVLYLPYNQGKDECQFSMYIFLPDAKDGLSTLVEKLASEFELPEHNLPLIKKVAVGEFKIPRFNISFGIETTNTMKELGVILPFSAGGFTKIVDSSFEGENLYVSNIFHKSFIEVNEEGTEVAAFTTYKKKQSTQKEMYTSRRLCS, encoded by the coding sequence ATGTACTTTAAAGGAATATGGAATGAGAAGTTTGATACTTCGGTAACGAAAGACAGTGACTGTTACCTTTTAAATGGTAGCTCCGTCAAAGTTCCCTTCATGACCTCCTATAAGAAACGGTATATTGGAGATTTTGATGGTTATAAAGTTCTTTATCTTCCTTATAATCAAGGCAAAGATGAGTGTCAATTCTCTATGTATATTTTTCTTCCAGATGCAAAAGATGGGTTGTCAACCTTGGTTGAGAAGCTGGCTTCTGAATTTGAGTTACCAGAACACAATCTTCCTCTCATTAAAAAAGTGGCGGTAGGTGAGTTCAAGATTCCAAGATTCAATATTTCGTTTGGAATTGAAACTACTAATACGATGAAGGAGTTAGGAGTGATTTTACCTTTCTCTGCTGGAGGTTTTACAAAAATTGTGGATTCTTCTTTTGAGGGTGAAAACCTATATGTTTCCAACATATTTCACAAATCTTTCATTGAAGTAAATGAAGAAGGCACTGAAGTTGCTGCATTCactacttataaaaaaaagcaaAGTACACAGAAAGAAATGTATACATCGAGAAGACTTTGTAGCTGA
- the LOC11430603 gene encoding uncharacterized protein: MAIDLVDVILEKCYCNNKCNKPLPICHRLLLVILTLASFQLIINAERITSSNSIDTEETLSILFNDLKNEGLLKKTQHKMVFVATEQSSKVLTDYNNEIEYVPLNDIEKQNSVVDNTVDFIITTNFPEASRFIERVLKTEGIVTVLINNNNPTTSFYKLPKNYKIVYVRQFDSVVVAMKKSATAINVKRNHAAPRKLFGYASDAKKIALQNLEDVLLEPPRAASGKSRKYLKRTRYLPDLMGDSLESYTRRVFIDVGLPEKEGGSGTDWFSKNYPTRNKNFEMYKIETRVMTEEESSRKEASSKIGMSDWLNKNVKEEEYVVMKAEAEVVEEMMRSNNIGLVDELFLECKPRHGFKIENKNRRAYWECLALYGKLRDEGVAVHQWWG, encoded by the coding sequence ATGGCTATAGACCTTGTTGATGTTATCTTAGAAAAATGCTATTGCAATAACAAATGCAATAAGCCACTTCCTATATGTCATCGCTTATTGCTTGTAATTTTAACTTTAGCTTCCTTTCAACTCATAATCAATGCAGAAAGAATCACTTCTTCAAATTCAATTGATACAGAGGAAACATTGTCCATTCTATTCAATGACTTAAAAAATGAAGGTCTCTTGAAGAAAACACAACATAAAATGGTTTTTGTCGCAACTGAACAGTCTTCTAAGGTTTTAACTGATTACAACAATGAAATAGAATATGTTCCATTAAATGACATTGAGAAACAAAACTCTGTCGTTGATAACACCGTTGATTTTATCATCACAACCAACTTTCCTGAAGCTTCTAGATTCATTGAGAGGGTTCTAAAAACTGAAGGTATTGTAACAgttcttataaacaacaacaatccaACAACGTCGTTTTATAAATTAcccaaaaattacaaaattgttTATGTGAGACAGTTTGACTCTGTAGTGGTGGCAATGAAGAAATCTGCCACCGCTATTAATGTCAAACGGAACCATGCTGCACCGCGAAAGCTCTTCGGTTATGCATCAGACgcaaagaaaattgcattacAGAATCTGGAAGATGTTTTGTTAGAGCCACCAAGAGCTGCATCGGGAAAATCACGAAAGTATTTGAAGCGAACAAGGTATTTACCTGATTTGATGGGAGATTCACTTGAAAGTTACACTCGCCGTGTTTTCATCGACGTAGGGTTACCGGAGAAAGAAGGAGGAAGTGGAACAGATTGGTTTTCAAAGAATTATCCAACTAGGAACAAGAATTTCGAGATGTATAAGATAGAGACAAGGGTGATGACGGAGGAGGAGTCTTCAAGGAAAGAAGCGTCATCGAAAATTGGAATGTCAGATTGGTTGAATAAGAATGTTAAAGAGGAAGAGTATGTTGTGATGAAAGCTGAAGCCGAAGTTGTTGAAGAAATGATGAGAAGTAACAATATTGGTTTGGTTGATGaacttttcttggaatgcaagcCACGACATGGTTTTAAAATTGAGAATAAAAATAGAAGGGCTTATTGGGAGTGTTTGGCTTTGTATGGCAAATTAAGGGATGAAGGTGTTGCAGTGCACCAATGGTGGGGTTAA